In the Pseudomonadota bacterium genome, CAGATCGGCGCGCCTTGGGGCGGCCTGACCCGAAGCGGTTCTTGTCTGGTCGTGGTGCCGTAACGGCAGGTTATTATTTGTGACGCTGGTGTTGCGCCAATGCCATGCTATGAGCGCGAGCCGTGCTGCACGGGCGGCCATCCATACCGATTTGAATGCCCACAACTCAGAACCCGCCAGGTAACAAATGACATCGTCGACCTCTCCAACTGCAATCATACTGGCGGCCGGCGAGGGGACCCGGATGCGGTCGCCTTTGCCCAAGGTCCTGCATCCGGTCGGTCACAAACCGCTCATCGCCCATGTGATGGATGCTGCCAAAGCTGCCGGACTTGCGCGGACCTGTCTTGTGCTTGGGCATGGTCGTCGGGAGGTTGAAGAGACGATGAAGGCGGCCGGTCACACTTTTGCGGTCGCTGAACAAACCCAACGGCTGGGAACCGGTCACGCGGTCATGACCGTTCGCGATGCTGGGCTGTTGGGAGACGGCCCCGTTATGGTGTTGCTGGGGGACGCACCGCTCATCCGCCCCGATTTGATCGAACAGGCGCTTGCACGCCTGCAAGGCGGTGCGGATATCGCGGTGGTGGGCTTTGAAGCAGTCGACCCAACGGGCTACGGCCGCCTCATTATGGATGGCGAAAGCCTGCGCGCGATTGTTGAAGAAAAAGATGCCGCCGTGGATCAGCGCGCTGTAACCTTGTGCAATTCGGGCCTGATGGCGTTTGCACCTGGCGTATTGGCGCCGTTGCTGGGACGGCTCAACAATGACAATGCGAAGGGCGAATACTACCTGACGGACGCCATTGGCCTCGCGGCAGAAGCGGGCCAAAGCGTAGCGGTCACACTTGCGGACGAAGCTGATCTCGCCGGGGTCAACACGCGGGCCGACCTGGCAGCCGTCGAGGCGGCTTTTCAAAGCCGGAGGCGGCATGAATTGATGCTGTCCGGGGTCTCCATGCAAGCCCCCGAAACAGTCATGCTTGCGCACGACACCGTCATCGAGCCGGACGTGACGCTTGAGCCAAATATCGTCTTCGGGCTGGGGGTGACCGTCCGATCAGGCGCGACCATCCGCGCTTTTTGCCATCTCGAAGGCGCAACAGTCGGAGAAGGAGCCACCATCGGGCCTTTTGCCCGGCTGCGACCGGAAACCACGATCGGCGATGGCGCGCGCGTCGGCAATTTCTGCGAAGTCAAGAAGGCGGCGATCGACGAAGGGGCAAAGGTCAATCACCTCAGTTACATTGGCGACGCCCATGTCGGCGCGGGCGCAAACATCGGGGCCGGGACGATCACGTGCAATTACGATGGTCGCAACAAACACCACACCGAGATCGGCGAGGGGGCCTTTATCGGTTCAAACAGCGCGTTGGTCGCGCCGGTGACCGTGGAGGCTGGCGGCTATGTCGGCTCTGGCAGCGTGATCACCAAGACGGTTCCATCGGGTGATCTCGCAATCGCCCGCGCCAAGCAGGTCAATTTGCGCGGTCGGGCGCCGAAGCCGAAAAACAAGAGACAGTAGCCGCTCAGCTTGGGGCCGTTTCCCTTAACGATACCAATCGAAAGACCTCGTGATTGGCGTGGATGGGCGCATAAGGCTAACCCCGTTGTGCGACGCAGCGTAAGCCGATTGCCTTTGGCACGTGCGCCGTGCGGTCTGTTCCAAGTGTGGGGTCGTCCTGAATGTGTGGGATTGTGGGGATTTTGGGCGTTTCGCCCGTTGCAGGCGATCTTGTCGATGCATTGCGCCGGCTTGAATATCGCGGTTACGATTCTGCTGGCATTGCGACGCTGGAGGATGGTCGGCTGAACCGCCGACGCGCAGAAGGTAAGCTGAGCAATCTGGCGGCAAAGCTGGCGGCGGAGCCACTGCACGGAACAAGCGGCATCGGCCACACGCGGTGGGCGACCCATGGCGCACCGACCGAGAGAAACGCCCATCCCCATGCGGCGGGCCGGGTCAGCGTTGTGCATAACGGCATCATCGAAAATTTCCGCGAGCTACGCGAAGCGCTTGAAGCCAAAGGCGCGACGTTCAGCACGCAAACAGATACCGAAGTCATCGCGCACGCCGTTGCCGACAAAATGAACGACGGCCTGAGTGCCGAGGACGCCGTGCGTCAGACTATCCCGGAACTGGAAGGGGCGTTTGGCCTGGCGTTTCTGTTTGACGGTGAGCAGGATCTCATGATCGCCTCGCGGAAAGGCTCCCCGCTTGCTGTTGGTCATGGCGAGCATCATGGAGCGATGTATATCGGCTCGGACGCCTTCGCCCTCGC is a window encoding:
- the glmU gene encoding bifunctional UDP-N-acetylglucosamine diphosphorylase/glucosamine-1-phosphate N-acetyltransferase GlmU, encoding MTSSTSPTAIILAAGEGTRMRSPLPKVLHPVGHKPLIAHVMDAAKAAGLARTCLVLGHGRREVEETMKAAGHTFAVAEQTQRLGTGHAVMTVRDAGLLGDGPVMVLLGDAPLIRPDLIEQALARLQGGADIAVVGFEAVDPTGYGRLIMDGESLRAIVEEKDAAVDQRAVTLCNSGLMAFAPGVLAPLLGRLNNDNAKGEYYLTDAIGLAAEAGQSVAVTLADEADLAGVNTRADLAAVEAAFQSRRRHELMLSGVSMQAPETVMLAHDTVIEPDVTLEPNIVFGLGVTVRSGATIRAFCHLEGATVGEGATIGPFARLRPETTIGDGARVGNFCEVKKAAIDEGAKVNHLSYIGDAHVGAGANIGAGTITCNYDGRNKHHTEIGEGAFIGSNSALVAPVTVEAGGYVGSGSVITKTVPSGDLAIARAKQVNLRGRAPKPKNKRQ